In bacterium, the following proteins share a genomic window:
- a CDS encoding alpha/beta hydrolase — MARLREAPAAVTYHHPDREEPEPLTVTADVFVEALRAALYGEWSRREVPWIVQHAADGDFGPFLDLALPRHPGEAGAFAEGAYLSYSGAEDAPFIDPQEAARLAAGTLLGDYRVAQQQRAAALWPRGELPADWFAPVVVEAPTLIIQGAEDPVTGIPHVARRFANVREVIVPHGGHVFDGLVGIECVDNLLVRFLESADPVRLETGCVGEMRHQGFKVGVEKRE, encoded by the coding sequence GTGGCGCGCCTGCGCGAAGCGCCGGCCGCGGTCACGTACCACCATCCCGACCGCGAGGAGCCCGAGCCGCTGACGGTGACGGCCGACGTGTTCGTCGAGGCGCTGCGGGCGGCGCTGTACGGCGAGTGGTCGCGGCGCGAGGTGCCCTGGATCGTGCAGCACGCCGCCGACGGCGACTTCGGCCCGTTCCTGGACCTGGCGCTGCCGCGCCACCCGGGCGAAGCGGGCGCCTTTGCCGAGGGCGCCTACCTGTCGTACTCGGGCGCCGAGGACGCGCCGTTCATCGACCCGCAGGAGGCCGCGCGCCTGGCGGCAGGAACGCTGCTGGGCGACTACCGCGTGGCGCAGCAGCAGCGCGCCGCCGCGCTCTGGCCGCGGGGCGAACTGCCGGCCGACTGGTTCGCGCCCGTGGTGGTCGAGGCGCCCACGCTCATCATCCAGGGCGCCGAGGACCCCGTCACCGGCATCCCGCACGTGGCCCGGCGGTTCGCGAACGTGCGCGAGGTGATCGTGCCGCATGGCGGCCATGTGTTCGACGGCCTGGTGGGCATCGAGTGCGTGGACAACCTGCTGGTGCGGTTCCTGGAGTCGGCCGACCCGGTGCGGCTCGAGACCGGCTGCGTGGGCGAGATGCGGCACCAGGGGTTCAAGGTGGGAGTCGAGAAGCGGGAGTAG
- a CDS encoding TIGR03067 domain-containing protein: MRRILFVPLLLALLAPVATFGADSPLQGKWIPVRAEMAGLPVPAAVLETMNVTFAGDGYTVTVGPQVDTGRFKLTAGILDFIGTGGPNKGKTIPAIYVMAGDTLRICYDLAGKDRPLVYKTTPKTRQFSADYLRAGK, encoded by the coding sequence ATGCGCAGGATTCTCTTCGTGCCCCTGCTGCTGGCCCTGCTCGCGCCCGTCGCCACGTTCGGCGCCGACTCCCCGCTGCAGGGCAAGTGGATTCCCGTGCGCGCCGAGATGGCCGGCCTGCCCGTGCCGGCGGCGGTGCTCGAGACCATGAATGTCACCTTCGCCGGCGACGGCTACACCGTGACGGTGGGCCCCCAGGTCGACACGGGACGCTTCAAGCTCACGGCCGGCATCCTCGACTTCATCGGCACCGGCGGCCCCAACAAGGGCAAGACGATCCCCGCCATCTACGTCATGGCCGGCGACACCCTGCGCATCTGCTACGACCTGGCCGGCAAGGATCGGCCGCTCGTGTACAAGACGACGCCGAAGACGCGGCAGTTTTCGGCGGATTATCTGCGGGCGGGGAAGTAG
- a CDS encoding Gfo/Idh/MocA family oxidoreductase, which translates to MNTPSASLRAAVVGAGYLGRFHAQKYAALPGVDLVAIVDVDLDRARAVAAETGAPCACRLLAEVPGRLDAASVVVPNEAHFTATAGLLERGIHVLIEKPVTGDVGQASQLEEMAAARGLVLQPGFLERFNPAIRFLREHAPRPRFVESHRLGGYKARATDVDVVMDLMIHDIDIALYLVDAPVLEVRASGTAVLTSHVDIANARLEFEGGATANLTASRVSLKDMRKVRVFSDGGYAAADCATRENVLVLRGPDGSLPVTPVPQVVRHEACDPLLEEISAFLAAVRGDCAPVVPASAGRNAIAVAAAVRAAIARQAQG; encoded by the coding sequence ATGAACACACCATCCGCCTCCCTGCGCGCCGCCGTTGTCGGCGCCGGCTACCTGGGCCGCTTCCACGCCCAGAAGTACGCCGCCCTGCCCGGCGTCGACCTGGTCGCCATCGTCGACGTGGACCTCGACCGGGCCCGCGCCGTGGCCGCCGAGACGGGCGCCCCCTGCGCCTGCCGCCTGCTGGCCGAGGTGCCCGGCCGCCTCGACGCCGCCTCGGTGGTGGTGCCCAACGAGGCCCACTTCACCGCCACCGCCGGCCTGCTCGAGCGCGGCATCCACGTGCTGATCGAGAAGCCCGTCACCGGCGACGTCGGCCAGGCCTCCCAGCTCGAGGAAATGGCCGCCGCGCGCGGGCTCGTCCTCCAGCCCGGCTTCCTGGAGCGGTTCAACCCGGCCATCCGCTTCCTGCGCGAGCACGCGCCGCGCCCGCGCTTCGTCGAGTCGCACCGCCTGGGCGGCTACAAGGCCCGCGCCACCGACGTCGACGTGGTCATGGACCTCATGATCCACGACATCGACATCGCCCTCTACCTGGTCGACGCCCCCGTGCTCGAAGTGCGCGCCTCGGGCACCGCCGTGCTCACCAGCCACGTCGACATCGCCAACGCCCGCCTCGAATTCGAGGGCGGCGCCACCGCCAACCTCACCGCCAGCCGCGTCTCGCTGAAGGACATGCGCAAAGTGCGCGTCTTCAGCGACGGCGGCTACGCGGCCGCCGACTGCGCCACCCGCGAGAACGTACTCGTGTTGCGCGGCCCCGACGGCTCGCTGCCCGTGACGCCCGTGCCCCAGGTCGTGCGCCACGAGGCGTGTGACCCGCTGCTCGAGGAGATCAGTGCTTTTTTGGCCGCCGTTCGCGGCGACTGCGCCCCCGTGGTGCCGGCCTCGGCCGGCCGCAACGCCATCGCCGTGGCCGCCGCGGTGCGCGCGGCGATTGCGCGGCAGGCGCAGGGTTGA
- a CDS encoding glycosyltransferase family 2 protein yields the protein MPSATIIVPCRNEIGHIRSFLADLQRQTAQVSGLEIIIADGMSDDGTREVLAGCSATLPGLRVIDNPRRHVSPGLNAAIMAARGEYIIRMDVHTRYADDYCRQCLEVAVETGAANVGGAARTEPVGYMASVIAAAYGSPFAVGGARFHFAEYEGEVDTVTYGCWPRATLIQVGMFDEHFVRNQDDELNFRIKKAGLVIWQSARIRSWYRPRGSLTQLFRQYYQYGFWKVAVIRKHGGAASWRHYVPAAFVGSGIVLLPAAALYRPLIWLFGAWLSAYLSFVAVGSLVTARSRGRNLLPMLPAAFFAFHWGYGLGFLRGLLSRAGTVTKGVTDLSR from the coding sequence CTGCCCTCCGCCACCATCATCGTCCCCTGCCGCAATGAGATCGGCCACATCCGGTCCTTCCTGGCCGACCTCCAGCGCCAAACCGCGCAGGTGTCCGGCCTGGAGATCATCATCGCCGACGGCATGAGCGATGACGGCACCCGCGAGGTCCTTGCCGGCTGCAGCGCCACGCTCCCCGGCCTGAGGGTGATCGACAATCCCCGCCGGCACGTCTCCCCGGGCCTCAACGCCGCGATCATGGCTGCCCGTGGCGAGTACATCATCCGCATGGACGTGCACACCCGATACGCGGACGACTACTGTCGGCAGTGTCTCGAAGTCGCCGTGGAGACCGGGGCCGCGAACGTCGGCGGCGCCGCACGCACCGAACCGGTCGGATACATGGCTTCAGTCATTGCGGCGGCTTATGGATCCCCGTTCGCCGTCGGCGGCGCGCGGTTCCATTTCGCCGAGTACGAGGGCGAGGTGGATACCGTCACCTACGGGTGCTGGCCCCGCGCCACCTTGATCCAGGTCGGGATGTTCGACGAGCATTTCGTCCGCAACCAGGACGACGAACTCAACTTCCGCATCAAGAAGGCAGGCCTGGTGATCTGGCAGTCTGCGCGCATACGATCGTGGTATCGCCCGCGCGGCAGCCTGACGCAGTTGTTCCGGCAGTACTACCAGTATGGATTCTGGAAGGTCGCGGTCATTCGCAAGCACGGTGGCGCGGCGTCCTGGCGGCACTACGTGCCAGCGGCATTCGTCGGTTCAGGGATTGTCCTGCTGCCGGCGGCTGCTCTCTACCGACCGCTGATCTGGCTCTTCGGCGCCTGGCTCTCGGCGTACCTGTCGTTCGTGGCCGTTGGCAGCCTGGTCACTGCCAGGAGCCGGGGCAGGAACCTGCTGCCGATGCTGCCGGCGGCGTTCTTCGCCTTCCACTGGGGATACGGACTGGGGTTCCTGCGCGGATTGCTTTCCCGCGCGGGCACGGTCACCAAGGGCGTCACGGACCTTTCCCGCTGA
- a CDS encoding PAS domain-containing protein translates to MASPEQKPVSLAGDENFRVLVETIDDIIVIGDLEGHILYANPATTAVLGYSPQELAGMMVLDLNAASVREEAAVILTEMFQGTRQTCPLPLQHKDGSLVPAETRVWMGRWNGVDCIFGLCKNLTKEQEALQKFDRFFRMNPALMAVNREPDRTFFDVNDAFLRALGYTADEVIGRSAAEMGLFVDADLHEVLAAELLKSGRFREVELKVRAKDGRIVEGLFSGDLIQSQGHTYFLTVAIDITERQQTVRELRAALAEIRELQGILPICAGCKKIRNDSGYWEQVETYIELHTRAQFSHGMCPDCMVRLYPDFGRKDS, encoded by the coding sequence TTGGCCTCACCTGAACAGAAACCGGTTTCACTGGCCGGCGACGAGAATTTCCGCGTCCTGGTCGAGACGATCGACGACATCATCGTGATCGGCGACCTGGAAGGACACATCCTCTACGCCAATCCGGCCACGACGGCCGTGCTCGGTTACTCGCCGCAGGAGCTGGCGGGGATGATGGTGCTGGACCTGAATGCGGCGTCGGTGCGCGAGGAGGCAGCGGTTATCCTGACGGAGATGTTCCAGGGCACGCGCCAGACCTGCCCGTTGCCGCTGCAGCACAAGGACGGCTCGCTGGTGCCGGCGGAGACGCGTGTGTGGATGGGGCGCTGGAACGGGGTCGACTGCATCTTCGGGCTGTGCAAGAACCTGACGAAGGAGCAGGAAGCGCTGCAGAAGTTCGACCGCTTCTTCCGCATGAACCCCGCCCTGATGGCCGTCAACCGCGAGCCCGATCGCACGTTCTTCGATGTGAACGACGCCTTCCTGCGCGCGCTCGGCTACACGGCCGACGAAGTGATCGGCCGTTCGGCCGCCGAAATGGGCCTGTTCGTCGATGCCGACCTGCATGAGGTGCTCGCGGCGGAACTGCTCAAGTCGGGCCGGTTCCGCGAGGTCGAGCTGAAGGTACGCGCGAAGGACGGGCGCATCGTCGAAGGCCTGTTTTCAGGCGACCTGATCCAGAGCCAGGGGCACACCTACTTCCTGACGGTGGCCATCGACATCACAGAGCGCCAGCAGACCGTGCGCGAACTGCGCGCCGCGCTGGCCGAGATCCGCGAGCTGCAGGGCATCCTGCCGATCTGCGCCGGCTGCAAGAAGATCCGCAACGACAGCGGCTACTGGGAACAGGTTGAGACCTATATCGAGCTCCACACGCGGGCGCAGTTCTCGCACGGCATGTGTCCCGACTGCATGGTCCGGCTGTATCCGGATTTCGGCCGGAAGGATTCCTGA
- a CDS encoding class I SAM-dependent methyltransferase — protein MTTNQPGVPDEAERIREAYAKRENRGRYSFFNKAYLLALQEVERELLFLMGRALDRAGSQDLSQTRALDVGCGGGYWLRRMIDWGVDPANAHGLDLLPDRVERALTRLPAACDIRQADARAIPWPDGHFGLVSQFVMFSSVLSREVRAAIASEMLRVAAPGGLILWYDFHVDNPRNPDVKGVRMGEVRRLFPGAEIEARRVTVAPPLARVLLPRFAVVYNLVRLVPGVRTHWVAVIRKGA, from the coding sequence ATGACGACAAACCAACCTGGCGTCCCCGACGAGGCTGAGCGTATCCGCGAAGCCTACGCCAAGCGCGAGAACCGCGGCCGGTACTCGTTCTTCAACAAGGCGTATCTCCTGGCTCTGCAGGAAGTCGAGCGCGAGCTGCTGTTCCTGATGGGCCGCGCCCTGGATCGCGCCGGTTCACAAGACCTGTCGCAAACGCGCGCCCTCGACGTCGGCTGCGGCGGCGGCTACTGGCTGCGCCGCATGATCGACTGGGGCGTGGATCCGGCCAACGCACACGGCCTGGACCTGCTGCCCGACCGCGTCGAACGCGCCCTCACCCGCCTGCCCGCCGCCTGCGACATCCGCCAGGCCGACGCCCGTGCGATCCCCTGGCCCGACGGCCATTTCGGCCTGGTCTCGCAGTTCGTGATGTTCTCGTCCGTGCTTTCGCGCGAGGTGCGCGCCGCGATCGCCAGTGAGATGCTGCGCGTGGCGGCACCTGGCGGCCTAATTCTCTGGTATGATTTCCATGTCGACAACCCCCGCAACCCCGACGTAAAGGGCGTGCGTATGGGGGAGGTGCGCCGGTTGTTCCCGGGGGCCGAGATCGAGGCGCGGCGGGTGACGGTGGCGCCGCCGTTGGCGCGGGTGTTGTTGCCGCGGTTTGCGGTGGTGTACAATCTGGTCAGGTTGGTGCCGGGGGTTAGGACGCATTGGGTGGCGGTGATTCGGAAGGGTGCATAG
- a CDS encoding SLBB domain-containing protein, with protein sequence MRQYRLSARTTVTVLAFFVAILAAVTTVVPAVAQNVTPEMLEEASRRTGLSKEELIRQYTNQAGGQAVQPGAVPGEPATVEPGRTSMEGIDDTNSGTFWRDTDATVVLPLSTLEALQNGGQAATDSLLVGENATFGANFFHLDAGVFQPPSFGPVPADYRLGVGDELVIHAWGEVDFQLTRVVDRDGTIILPRSGKVTCAGRTLGETEASIRDQLARSHASIDGAQAGSGGGATQVEVTLGQLRPIRIYVIGEATRPGSYQLSSASTVLTALYAAGGPAETGSFRDIRLMRGSQTVATLDLYDYLVRGERKGDRLLQEGDTVFIPDRQRRVQVTGPVRRPMYYEMVAGEDLIDLLDYAGGLTPQAVPDLVHIRRVLAAADRKPGQPDHVFLDVALQDGKPAPGSPASTLLDGDHVVVDSIGERLDRYVDVRGSVKVPGRYEFREGQTVADLVAMAGGLWPDAMTDKAVIDRTSPSGDLFSITVPLAGTIDGSQPPVPLQTRDMLHVFARWELQQRPQVYITGEVYEPVSPQWREGMTLRELVLKAGGLKDSANLLQAEVSRLLTDAVMSTDITKRPEQTVEVINVPLGADFLARDDGFMLLPYDRVAIRRLPWWEMQQTVMIRGEVFFPGQFSLERKDERLSMLVSRAGGLRPDAYLEGARVQRKQDGVGNVAIDLAKALREPGGEHDIILQDGDEVIIPDRMFTVKVVGEVGFPTSLVWEEGKKINWYVNRAGGFLEKADKGKSRVVWPNGMSLPNKGGSKVIAGSTIIVPRKAPPEGESTLSKLKEISGILAGLATVWLVIDRTN encoded by the coding sequence ATGCGCCAATACCGCCTGTCTGCCCGCACGACTGTCACCGTGCTGGCCTTCTTCGTCGCCATCCTGGCCGCGGTCACGACCGTGGTGCCGGCCGTGGCGCAGAACGTCACGCCCGAAATGCTCGAGGAAGCCTCACGCCGCACGGGCCTGAGCAAGGAAGAGCTGATCCGGCAGTACACGAACCAGGCCGGCGGCCAGGCCGTGCAGCCGGGTGCCGTGCCGGGCGAGCCGGCCACGGTGGAGCCGGGCCGCACGTCGATGGAGGGCATCGACGACACGAACAGCGGCACGTTCTGGCGCGACACCGATGCCACCGTGGTGCTGCCGCTGTCGACGCTCGAGGCGCTGCAGAACGGCGGGCAGGCCGCGACCGATTCGCTGCTGGTGGGCGAGAACGCCACCTTCGGCGCGAACTTCTTCCATCTGGATGCCGGCGTGTTCCAGCCGCCCAGCTTCGGGCCGGTGCCTGCCGACTACCGGCTGGGCGTGGGCGATGAACTGGTGATCCACGCCTGGGGCGAGGTCGATTTCCAGCTGACGCGCGTGGTGGATCGCGACGGCACCATCATTTTGCCGCGTTCGGGCAAGGTCACCTGTGCGGGGCGCACGCTGGGCGAGACAGAGGCCTCGATCCGCGATCAGCTGGCGCGCAGCCATGCCAGTATTGACGGAGCACAGGCCGGCAGCGGCGGCGGCGCCACGCAGGTCGAGGTGACGTTGGGCCAGTTGCGGCCGATCCGCATTTACGTGATCGGCGAGGCCACGCGGCCGGGTTCGTACCAGCTCAGCTCGGCGTCGACGGTGCTGACGGCGCTGTACGCCGCGGGCGGGCCGGCGGAGACCGGCAGCTTCCGCGACATCCGCCTGATGCGCGGCAGCCAGACGGTGGCCACGCTGGACCTGTACGACTACCTGGTGCGCGGCGAGCGCAAGGGCGATCGCCTGCTGCAGGAAGGCGACACGGTCTTCATTCCCGATCGCCAGCGGCGCGTGCAGGTGACCGGGCCGGTGCGGCGGCCGATGTACTACGAGATGGTGGCGGGCGAGGACCTGATCGACCTGCTCGACTACGCCGGCGGACTCACGCCGCAGGCCGTGCCCGACCTGGTGCACATCCGCCGCGTGCTGGCGGCCGCCGACCGCAAGCCGGGCCAGCCCGACCACGTGTTCCTGGACGTGGCGCTGCAGGACGGCAAGCCCGCGCCGGGCAGCCCGGCCAGCACGCTGCTGGACGGCGACCATGTGGTGGTCGACTCCATCGGCGAGCGGCTGGACCGCTACGTGGATGTGCGCGGCAGCGTGAAGGTGCCGGGCCGCTACGAATTCCGCGAGGGCCAGACCGTGGCCGACCTGGTGGCGATGGCCGGCGGCCTGTGGCCCGACGCCATGACCGACAAGGCCGTGATCGACCGCACCAGCCCCAGCGGCGACCTGTTCTCGATCACGGTGCCGCTGGCCGGCACCATCGACGGCAGCCAGCCGCCGGTGCCCCTGCAGACGCGCGACATGCTGCACGTGTTCGCCCGCTGGGAGCTGCAGCAGCGCCCGCAGGTGTACATCACCGGCGAGGTGTACGAGCCCGTGTCGCCGCAGTGGCGCGAAGGGATGACCCTGCGCGAACTGGTGCTGAAGGCCGGCGGCCTGAAGGACAGCGCCAACCTGCTGCAGGCCGAGGTGTCGCGCCTGCTGACCGACGCCGTGATGAGCACCGACATCACGAAGCGCCCGGAGCAGACCGTCGAAGTGATCAACGTGCCCCTGGGCGCCGACTTCCTGGCGCGCGACGACGGCTTCATGCTGCTGCCCTACGACCGCGTGGCCATCCGCCGCCTGCCCTGGTGGGAAATGCAGCAGACGGTGATGATCCGCGGCGAGGTGTTCTTCCCCGGCCAGTTCAGCCTGGAACGCAAGGACGAGCGCCTGTCGATGCTGGTCAGCCGCGCCGGCGGCCTGCGCCCCGACGCGTACCTCGAGGGCGCGCGCGTGCAGCGCAAGCAGGACGGCGTGGGCAACGTGGCCATCGACCTGGCCAAGGCCCTGCGCGAGCCCGGCGGCGAACACGACATCATCCTGCAGGACGGCGACGAGGTGATCATCCCCGACCGCATGTTCACCGTGAAGGTGGTGGGCGAGGTGGGCTTCCCCACCAGCCTGGTCTGGGAAGAGGGCAAGAAGATCAACTGGTACGTGAACCGCGCCGGCGGCTTCCTGGAGAAGGCCGACAAGGGCAAGTCGCGCGTGGTGTGGCCCAACGGAATGTCGCTGCCGAACAAGGGCGGCTCGAAGGTGATCGCGGGCTCGACGATCATCGTGCCGCGGAAGGCGCCGCCGGAGGGGGAGAGCACGTTGTCGAAGTTGAAGGAGATCAGCGGGATTTTGGCGGGGTTGGCTACGGTTTGGTTGGTGATTGATCGGACTAATTAG
- a CDS encoding alpha/beta fold hydrolase: protein MRLGRAVSLALPLALALAVDVAQAAGPPPRVWANLAARRAALRLPLTECNPGWGQESMLCGTFDVYENRALGSGRRLSLWVVVIPSLAERPEPDPVFYLAGGPGGSASGAASWFATELPLRLKRDIVLVDLRGMGGSNPLLCDLVGDRDVLQNHLRDMYPPELVDECRRELEQRADLTQYTTANAMADLDDVRAWLGYERINLLALSYGGRAAYAYARAYPDHVRAIAMLGPADLEARLPQYHAPLAEKAFAALCADCRADSTCNAAYPVSRRRCAAWWRACAKRRPRSRTTIPTARSPSR, encoded by the coding sequence ATGCGCCTGGGCCGGGCCGTTTCGCTCGCATTGCCGCTGGCGCTGGCCCTGGCTGTCGACGTCGCGCAGGCGGCCGGCCCGCCGCCGCGCGTGTGGGCCAACCTGGCGGCGCGCCGCGCCGCGCTCAGGCTGCCGCTGACCGAGTGCAATCCCGGCTGGGGCCAGGAGTCGATGCTCTGCGGCACGTTCGACGTGTACGAGAATCGCGCCCTTGGCAGCGGTCGGCGGCTGTCGCTGTGGGTGGTGGTGATTCCCTCGCTGGCGGAGCGTCCCGAGCCCGATCCCGTCTTCTACCTGGCCGGTGGTCCCGGCGGTTCGGCGAGCGGGGCCGCGTCGTGGTTCGCCACCGAGCTGCCGCTGCGCCTGAAGCGCGACATCGTGCTGGTGGACCTGCGGGGCATGGGCGGTTCGAACCCGCTGCTGTGCGACCTGGTGGGCGACCGCGACGTGCTGCAGAACCACCTGCGCGACATGTACCCGCCCGAGCTGGTGGACGAGTGCCGCCGCGAGCTGGAGCAGCGCGCCGACCTGACGCAGTACACGACCGCCAATGCCATGGCCGACCTGGACGATGTGCGCGCGTGGCTGGGCTACGAGCGCATCAACCTGCTGGCGCTCAGCTACGGGGGCCGCGCAGCCTACGCCTACGCGCGCGCGTATCCCGACCACGTGCGCGCCATCGCGATGCTGGGCCCGGCCGACCTCGAGGCGCGGCTGCCCCAGTACCACGCGCCCCTGGCCGAGAAGGCGTTCGCCGCGCTGTGCGCCGACTGCCGCGCCGACAGCACCTGCAATGCCGCCTACCCGGTTTCGAGGCGACGCTGCGCGGCCTGGTGGCGCGCCTGCGCGAAGCGCCGGCCGCGGTCACGTACCACCATCCCGACCGCGAGGAGCCCGAGCCGCTGA
- a CDS encoding glycosyltransferase yields the protein MRVVHVTSVHPATDTRILYKECATLAAAGHEVHLVAPGHVGQDMELHGVRIHYVEQGSSRLHRMVVVGAQALSRALALRPDVLHLHDPELLLHATWARMRCRRVIFDMHEDLPKSLRTKHWIAKPLRVAASAAAAVMERLLLSGMEVVYAEDSCRGARPWIRNFITLHNMPIVASLAQYDRQCTHPPSLGYIGSITPSRGCLTTLEVLGELQSRGVAVAHDCVGDASQEVQAQMVRLIEELELTNVRLHGYQPADAGYRIIAGTTIGLAILHPPGYQGHRRYHRDAAFRR from the coding sequence ATGCGCGTTGTCCATGTCACATCCGTGCATCCGGCGACCGACACGCGCATTCTCTACAAGGAATGTGCAACGCTGGCCGCCGCCGGCCATGAGGTCCATCTCGTGGCTCCTGGCCACGTCGGACAGGACATGGAGCTTCATGGTGTCCGGATCCACTATGTCGAGCAAGGATCGTCGCGGTTGCACAGAATGGTCGTTGTCGGAGCGCAAGCTTTGTCACGCGCCCTCGCGCTTCGACCGGATGTCCTTCATCTGCATGATCCGGAACTTCTCCTGCATGCCACGTGGGCCCGAATGCGCTGCCGCCGTGTGATTTTCGACATGCATGAAGATCTGCCGAAATCGCTGCGGACCAAGCACTGGATCGCGAAACCATTACGCGTAGCCGCCTCGGCTGCCGCGGCTGTCATGGAACGCCTGCTGCTGAGCGGCATGGAAGTCGTCTACGCCGAGGACAGTTGCCGCGGCGCGCGCCCGTGGATCCGGAATTTCATCACGCTCCACAACATGCCGATCGTTGCGTCACTGGCGCAGTACGATCGCCAGTGCACTCACCCCCCCAGCCTCGGCTACATCGGGAGCATCACACCGTCCCGCGGTTGCCTGACCACGCTGGAAGTCCTGGGCGAACTTCAGTCGCGTGGCGTTGCCGTTGCGCATGACTGTGTTGGTGATGCGAGCCAGGAAGTGCAGGCCCAAATGGTCCGGCTGATCGAGGAACTGGAACTCACCAACGTGAGGCTTCACGGGTACCAGCCGGCCGATGCCGGATACAGGATCATCGCCGGCACGACCATCGGGCTGGCCATCCTTCATCCCCCTGGATATCAAGGGCATCGCCGATACCATCGAGATGCTGCTTTCCGACGCTGA
- a CDS encoding DUF4424 family protein: protein MRSRLEIVLVAILAATGALADDGVFRGAGGAVELSSSSHVRMVAEEVVFDCTDPELAHVSCLFVVVNEGPADTLLIGFPDYWPDTQDDSTIGDGASALRDLLIMVDGETIIPQARPVVSAPAGSWNQAHVWTCTFAPGQTRVLRTEYRHVYSVTTSSSHVIDYVLKTGATWAGPIGLVVLRIKPGDLRLKEPGYPSNWDYTDGEYHSRATNLEPTRDIYIGMGSPRLYADHILGTWRYLHGTDDALREIRESVYMNGSTPEFLAEIRAALPDTVPELRRMVEEITAERRARVRR, encoded by the coding sequence GTGCGTAGCAGGCTGGAGATCGTGCTGGTCGCGATCCTGGCCGCAACCGGCGCCCTCGCCGACGACGGCGTCTTCCGCGGCGCCGGCGGTGCCGTCGAACTGTCGAGTTCCAGTCATGTGCGCATGGTCGCCGAGGAAGTCGTCTTCGACTGCACCGACCCCGAGCTCGCCCACGTGAGTTGCCTGTTCGTCGTGGTCAACGAAGGACCGGCCGACACGCTGCTCATCGGCTTTCCCGACTACTGGCCCGACACGCAGGACGACAGCACCATCGGCGACGGCGCCTCGGCCCTGCGCGACCTGCTGATCATGGTCGACGGCGAGACCATCATTCCGCAGGCAAGACCCGTCGTCTCCGCGCCGGCAGGCTCCTGGAACCAGGCCCACGTCTGGACCTGCACCTTCGCCCCCGGCCAGACGCGCGTGCTGCGCACGGAGTATCGCCATGTCTATTCCGTTACCACCTCGTCCAGCCACGTTATCGACTACGTGCTGAAGACAGGCGCCACTTGGGCCGGCCCCATCGGCCTCGTCGTGCTGCGCATCAAGCCCGGCGACCTGCGCCTGAAGGAGCCTGGCTACCCGTCCAACTGGGACTACACCGACGGCGAGTATCACTCGCGCGCGACGAACCTGGAACCCACGCGGGACATCTACATCGGGATGGGCAGCCCACGCCTGTACGCCGACCACATCCTGGGCACGTGGCGCTACTTGCACGGCACCGACGATGCCCTCCGCGAAATCCGCGAATCCGTATACATGAACGGCAGCACGCCCGAGTTCCTGGCTGAAATCCGCGCGGCCCTCCCCGACACCGTACCCGAGCTGCGCCGAATGGTTGAGGAAATCACCGCGGAGCGAAGGGCGAGGGTGCGGCGCTAG